Below is a genomic region from Echinicola rosea.
TAGACAATTAAACCAATTGAAGTTCAGAAGGCAGCATCCAATAAGCAGATTTATTGCAGATTTTTATTGTCATGAGTGCCAATTGATTATTGAAGTAGATGGAGCGGTACATTCGTCGGCAGAACAGGAGGAAAGGGATGGTGGACGGACTTTTGAATTGGAGGAATTGGGCTTGAAGGTAATTAGGTTTACAAATAAAGAGGTCTTTTCTGACCTTGATAATGTTTTGCAGAAGATCGTTTCTGCTTGTAGGAATGAATGAACCTCTGATGACCTCACCTAACCTCTCCTAGGAGGAGAGGGACAGATTGCGTTTGGAATAGCGGTAACGATTTTTCGAAAATGGAAGAGAGCGAAGAATGGGATCAAGGGTATTAATTCCCCCTTTAAGGGGCTAGGGGGTAAAAGTAACTCACCTACGCTCTCCTGAGAGTAGAGGGACTGGTTGCGTTTGGGTATAGTGGTTTCGATTTTTCAAAAAAGGATGGGGGCGAAGAATGGGATCAAGGGTATTGATTCCCCCTTTTAGGGGGATAGGGGGTTGTTAAGACCTCACCTATCCTCTCTTGGGAGGAGAGGGACTAGATGGGATTAGGCTAGTTGTTTTCAACTATTAAAGGGAGACGAACATGATGGGCAGAGAAGACACTGGATCCCCCTTTAGGGGGATCAAGGGGGTAAAAAGAGGGTAAGAATTACTACTGAATGAAAATATTGATCCTAGATACGTCCCCGATCCGGCGAGGGGCACAGGTTTTTGTGGCTGACTTAGGGAGGCGTTGGAAGGAGATGGGGCATGATGTCCGAAAGGTCTATTTGTACGAAGGTGACAAGAAAGGTAAAAGAGTCTCTTTGGATGAAGGGGACATGGTCATGCCGTTTTCGGCCCACAGTTTTTTTGAGAAGTTCCCTACGGTACAGCCTGGACTTTTGAAGCGATTGAGAGAAGTGGTGGAGGAGTTTCAGCCAGATGTATTGCTGTTGAATGGCTCTAGGACGTTGAAATATGGGGCTTTTTTGAAGCGGAGTGGAAAGACTGATTTGGTGATGGTCAGCAGGATAATTGATAATCCTGAATATTGGAATCCTAAGCGCATAACCAAGGCTTATTACAAAAACTGGGTGATTCCTGCATTGGATGGGGCAGTGGGAGTGAGTAGGGCTAGTCTAGCAGCGATGAAAAGGCATTATGGATTCACCAAGCCAAGTAGGGTCATCCATCGCTGTTTTGATGAAAGAAAATTTATGGATGCTCCAAGGAAGGTGAAGGCAAGAAGTCAGTTGGGGCTGGACATAAAGGATGAAGTTATTTTATTTTTGGGAAGTTTTTCTGCCCAAAAGAGACCAGATCGGTTTTTGGAAGTTGTGCAACTGCTCAGCAAGTCTCGCCCAAGGTTAAAAGCGTTGATGGTGGGAGATGGAGCACTCTATCCAAGGTATCAAAAACAGCTGGAAGAGTCCCCTTATATTCTGCATTTTGGTTACCAAAGTGATGTGTCCCCTTTTTTGTCTGCTGCGGATATTTTGGTCCTGACCAGTGATACGGAGGGATTGCCGGGGGTCGTGCTGGAGGCTGCTTATTTTGGAGTACCCGCAGTCAGCACGTTGGTCGGGGGAATTGAGGAGTGCCTTCATGATGAAGTCTCAGGCTATCTGGTGGATGAAGATCATATCAATCAATTTTGTGATAAGATCAACCATCTTTTTGATTTTCCAGAAAAACAGAAATTGATGGGGATCCGGGCAAAAAATATTGTCAGTGAAACTTTCGATTTACAAAAAGCAGCTGGTCATTTTATAGATTTTTTTACTGAAGTGATTAATGATTCCCGACAGTGAGTAGTTCCCAAATCCGTATTCTCCACCTGATAAAATCCCTAGGGAGGGGAGGTGCCGAGAAGCTGATTCCGGAAACTGCAGCATTGCATAATCAGGAGGAGTACGCTTTTTATTGTCTTTACTTCCACCAACGACCGAATAGCCTTATCGATGAATTGGAAGAGGTGGGAGTGGACGTAAGCTACTTTCCATCTTCCAATCTTGCGCTTCCGCTCCAAGTCGGTAAGGTGGTGGAGTTTGTTGAAAAAAACCATATTGACATCATCCATTGTCATCTGCCTTGGGCGGGAGTGCTGGGCAGATGGGTAGGCAAAAAAACCGGCGCCAAGGTCGTCTATACCGAGCACAATACGTGGGAAAGGTACCATCCGCTTTCCCGTAGGCTAAATAAGTTGACCTTTGGATGGCAGCAGGGAGTAATTGCGGTTTCAGGAGAAGTAAGGAAAAGTATTTTAAGATACTATAAACCGACCGTTAAAAGCCCTCAGATCAATACAATAACAAATGCGGTAAATACAGATAAATTCAAAAAAGATACGGCAGGAAGGGGGCGGATCCGTGATAGCTTTGGAATTCCCCATGATGCTCTCGTGCTTGGGCAAGTGGCCGTTTTCAGGAAGCAAAAAAGGCTTGATCGCTGGATAGCTTTAGCAAAGGAAATTACCAAATCCCATCCCAATATCCACTTTTTATTGGTCGGTGATGGACCGGAAAGGGAATTGGTAGAAAGCACTATTGGAACAGGTGGTTTTGCATCGAAAATACACTTAGCAGGAGCGCAAGAAACCGTTATTCCTTATCTTTCCGCCATGGATGTTTATATGATGACATCGGAGTTTGAGGGATTGCCAGTGGCAATGCTGGAGGCCATGTCCTGTGGGCTCCCTGTGCTGTGTACTGAGGTTGGGGGAATAGGGGAGGTGATAACCGACGGAATAGAGGGGATGCTGTGTCCAAAGGATAATACCGAAAAGCTGCTATTAGGCGCTTCCGTGCTGTTGACCGATCCACAACGATGCCAAGAAATAAGTAAAATGGCCCGTCAGCGTGTAGTGTCCCAATTTAGCATCCAGCGAATGGTTGGAGGCTTGGAGGAACTTTATCAAAATGTACTAAAACTGAGCTAGGCTTTCAGCCTGCATAGAGATAGCTCACTGTTTACAACCCAAGGTGTTGCCTTGGGTTGAGATGCTATAAGGCTTTAAGCCATTGGTGTATATCAATATAATGATGATTGTTAATGGTACAGTTCGGATTTATGGTAATCTTTGACATTCAGACGAATGTAATTTCCCCCTTAAAGAGGAACTCAATTCAGCCCAATGGATCCCAATGGGCTTTAAATGTGGAGGAATTCCTTGCGCCCTGTATGAGAAAACTAAAGCCTTGGTTCATGATAATTGGAAAATTGTAATGATAGGACATAGCCAAAAATCAACTATTACCAGTAAATGATAGGTGGGGTTATTTTGATCGGGATACTTTATGCCGTGAGCCTGTCGCTTCTCCAGAGGCTGAAGCGAAAGTATAGGACACTGAGCATCCGTACCATGACCAATCTGTATTGGTATCACATGCTTTTTGCGCTGATATATTATACCTATGCCATTTTCCGGAATTCAGATTCCCATGCTTATTATCATGACGCTTCCACGGCTGCAAGCTGGTGGAAGCTTTTTTCCCACGGAACCCATTTTATCGAATGGATAGCGGTGCCCTTTGTGCAGTACCTGCATTTCAGCTATGAGATGATGATGGTGCTGTTTGCTTGGACTGGATACATCGGATTCGTTTATTTCTATTTGTTTTTCAGGGAAAATCTACGATTAACCATCAAATTTCGTGGATACAATGCTGTTAATTTGTTGATGTTTCTGCCCAATATGCACTTCTGGACGTCCTCATTGGGAAAGGGAAGCCTGATTTTCTGTGGGATAGGGCTGTTGGTTTTTGGGCTTTCATTACCTGCGAAAAGAAAAGTGTACATTGCTTTGGGAGGGCTGTTGACCTATTTTGTGCGTCCACATATCTTTTTTGCCATTATGATTGGGATGGGGATGTCATTTATGCTGGGAAGAGAAAAGATGCCCATGTACCAGAAGGTGTTGGTCGCCATCGGTGGGATAGGCATATCAGCATTTATTTATGATGAATTATTGGTGTTCCTTCGCTTGGATGAGGACAATGTGCTGGAGAGTTTTATGAACAATACGGCTTTTATTGGCGGGCAACTGCAGCATGCAGGCTCGGCGGTGGATATGCAGCGCTATAGCCTGCCTGTAAAGCTGTTTACCTTTTGGTTTAGGCCGTTGTTTTTTGATGCGCCCAATTTCCTGGGGATCTTTGTGTCATTGGAGAACCTCCTGTACCTGGCGTTTTTTGTGAAACTCTTCCAAAAAGGATTTTTTAGATTTATCAAACAAGCTTCCGCAATGGTCAAAATGTCGGCGGTGGTATTTTTGAGCATTTCCTTTTCCATGACCTTCATCATGTCCAACTTGGGCATTATCATCCGCCAAAAAAGCATGATCATGTATTTTATGTTTTTTGTCATTGTCGCTTTTCTGGATTGGAAAAAAAACGAGGCCATTAAAAGAAGGATGAAGCGGATCGAGCGAATGAAAAAAAAGGAGCACTTAAAGGTCCAGAAAAGGAATTACTTTCCTGATCATTTAACAAACTAGCACCATGTCTTTTTTGGTAATATCACTGGATTTTGAACTGCATTGGGGGATTTTTGATAAAGTTTCCTTGGCGGAGAAAAAGGGAGATTTCATTAGGACAAAAGCCGTCATTCCGAAGGTTTTGGAGGCGTTTGAACGTCATGGCGTGGCCGCGACTTGGGCTACGGTAGGTATGCTGCTGACTGAAAGTAGCGAGGAATGGGAGCATTATAGTCCCGAATATTTACCTGCCTACCAAAACCCGCAGCTATCCCCTTACCGGTGGATTGCACAACATGCCTACGATCCAGCAGTTCATAGTGGCTTTTCGTTGGTGAAACAACTATTACAAACCCCCAATCAGGAACTGGGAAGCCATACGTTTTCACATTATTATACTTGTGAGCCAGGGCAGGAGTTGGAGCAGTTCAGGTCTGACTTGAAGGTGGCCAGAAGAATTGCCCAGGAAAAATGTGGAGTGAACCTTAAGTCCTTGGTGTTTCCCCGAAACCAATTTGGCCAGAACAGCCTCAAGGTCTGCAAGGATGAAGGTTTTACCGTGGTCAGGGTAAATCCTTCCAATTGGTTTTGGAAGGATCCGCAGAATGCGGGGATGATGGATAGGATTTTCAGAACGGGTGATACACTCTTTCCATTGGGAAAATCGACTTCTTTTCCTACCAGGGTAGTGCTAGGTAGCAAAGATTCTCCAATCCAATTGCCTGCATCACGTCTTTTAAGACCTTATTCTAAGACCATCAGACCATTAAATAAATTACGAATAAACCGGATCATCAGTGAGATGACTTATGCCGCCAAGCACAATTTGGCATATCACTTATGGTGGCATCCGCATAATTTTGGCCATGCTCCAGAAGAAAGTATGCGGGAACTCTACCAGTTGCTGGACACTTTCACTAAACTAAAGGACCAATATGGAATGCGCTCTGTTAATATGGGGCAATTGGCAGCTGAGCTGAAGAGTAAAAAGAGCTTCGGGTTAATTTAAGTTGGGAAATCAGCACGAGGTTAGTCATTTTAGCCTTAATTTGTGCACGGATCAGTGATGTTAGTGGGCAAAAATCTCCCACCATGCAGGCCTGATTGTTTACAGCCAATAAAAGATGATAAAATGAAGAGATTTTCCCTAACCATCCTTTTTATAACGCTAAGCCTTTCGGGATTTGCCCAAGAAACTTCCTATACCACCGAGGAAAATATCCCCTATTATGATGCTTCCGTTCGAGAGGCGGACGGATATACCCAAGAGCGTTGTGTGCTGGACCTTTATTTTCCTACTGACCAAAAAGATTTTCCCACTGTGGTGTGGTTTCATGGAGGTGGCTTAAGTGCAGGTCAAAAGGAAATTCCTGAGGCATTAAAGGAAAAGGGAATAGCTGTAGTAGGGGTAAATTACAGGTTGTATCCCAAGGTAGGTGCTCCAGCTTACATTGAGGATGCTGCTGCGGCGATTGCTTGGACGATGAAGCACATTGAGGAGTTTGGGGGAGATCCCTCACTGGTTTTTTTATCTGGTCATTCAGCGGGAGGATATTTGGCGGCGATGGTGGGCATGGATAAAAGGTGGCTGGCCAATCATGGGTTGGATGCCAACGACTTAGCGGGGCTGATCCCTTTTAGCGGGCACATGATCACCCACTTTACCGTGAGAAAGGAACGTGGAATTGCGGGTACCCAACCCATCATCGATGATCTGGCACCACTTTATCATGTACGGGAGGATGCTCCACCGCTATTGTTGATTACTGGTGACAGGGAAATGGAAATGCTAGGAAGGTATGAAGAAAATGCTTATATGATGCGCATGATGAAAGTGGCCGGCCATCAGTCAACTACCCTTTTTGAAATGGACGGCTATGGCCATAACATGACCCATCCTGCCTTTCCGTTGCTGCTGAATGAAGTGAAGCGGATTGTAGAATTAGAAGATTAGATCAGTCCTCCATTTTGTTGCTCTACTCAATTAATTTACTGTTTTTACCCAATGGTCACCTGCCCCATCAGGAATATCGCTTTTAACCAAGGTTTTGTTTACTTTAAACTATATAGTGTCAGGCCGAGTCCTTCGCTTCGACAAGCTGAGGACAAACTAAAGTCGAGGGTCAATTTCTAGCTTTCGACTCCGACCAGGCTGACATCATTTTTAAAAGCGATTTCATTGCTTGACCCACCTGGCTTTGTAAACTTTCATATCCGGAAAGGCAAATTGCCGCGCTGGTTCGTGAAAACTTACATGGTGGGTCCACCAGCTTTTTTCAGGAACGGTAAAGATGAATTGACCTGAGCTGATTTTTCCAATACTTTTGATATTTTCGGCTTGGGGAAAGTCGTGGAGTTTTTCAAATTTTTCCTCCTCGATGTCAAAGCTCCATGCACCGTTATGCTCGGTCATAAGGAAGTGTTTGCCATCAGGAGCCAACTGCAAATCATGTCCGCCTTCACCTGGAATTTTCCATTCTTTTTCCAATACCAATTCATTTGGCGAAGGCATTTTGTATGCCCTGAGCACATTAAAACCTAAAGCATAAAGCCGTTCCTTTTTTTTGTGCCAAACGACGCCATGAGCGGAATAGAGGCTGTCTTCAAACACTAACTTTTCGGGCTGATGGATGTCAAATAGCATGATTTTATTTCCAGTACTACTGGTAGATGCAGCGGCTACCAGACGATCGCCCGGCAGTAATTCCACAGAGTGGGCATTTGGTACAGTGGCATAAAACTGGACTTTTCTATCTTTTCCGTCCAAAAGGGCCACCCCGCCAGAAGATGAAGCGACCAGCCACTGCTTGCCACCATCAATAGCCTTGCAGTCGTCCATGGTGTTAAACCTTTTGGTGCGGTACACTTCAGGAAGGTCTTCCGACTGCTGGGCATCCCAGGTCCATATCACATGGGGAGCAGAGGATTCTACGGATTTATGATAGTCCACCATCAGGACTTTACTATCTCCGCATACCAAAAACATTTTTGCGAAATCCTTGGTCTGGCAATTGGATAATACCAAAGCCAACATGACCATTATCAAGCTGTTTGAAAGGGGGGATAGCTTAAGTGTCATCCTTGTTTTACGTTTCATTATTCAGAAAAAACTTTTGTAGTGTTTCGGGTAGTTAATGAAAGGTAAAATTTTGAAATTTTATCTGCAAGAATTTGTAATTAATTATAGGCTAATAAATCCTCATGGTTAATAAATTGGCTCATTCATGGATCAACTCATTCATCCAAATACCCAAGCTTGAAGGTGGGGTTAGTGGTATGCTCAGCCCTTAGGATGGAATCCAGCTTTTGGACTATTTTAGGATGTTGGTCGGCCACATCGGTAGTTTCTCCCAAGTCTTTGGATAAGTCGTAAAGCTCAATGGTCTCGTTCCCTTTTCGAATATCCTTTCTTACCCCTTTCCATTTGCCCATGCGGACAGCTTGCTTGCCCGTTTCTCCATGGTATTCCCAGTACAGATGAGGATGTTTTAGCTGTTGTTCCTCCTTTCCGAGCATGGTTGGGAGCATCGAGATGCCATCGCCATTTTCGGGAGCCTCGATACCTGCGAGAGCCGTAAAGGTGGCCTTAAAATCCCAAAAGGCAGATGGATGGTCATTGGTGCTGTTTGCCTGGATGCGTCCTGGCCAGCGCATGATCAGTGGTACCCGGATGCCTCCTTCGTACAAGTCTCTTTTGATCCCTTTTAGCGGGCCATTACTATCGAAAAATTCCGGATCTCCACCACCTTCGATGTGCGG
It encodes:
- a CDS encoding endonuclease domain-containing protein — its product is MHEMYFGASTEIRRRAKELRKMLTPAEKVLWEELKNRQLNQLKFRRQHPISRFIADFYCHECQLIIEVDGAVHSSAEQEERDGGRTFELEELGLKVIRFTNKEVFSDLDNVLQKIVSACRNE
- a CDS encoding glycosyltransferase family 4 protein, producing MKILILDTSPIRRGAQVFVADLGRRWKEMGHDVRKVYLYEGDKKGKRVSLDEGDMVMPFSAHSFFEKFPTVQPGLLKRLREVVEEFQPDVLLLNGSRTLKYGAFLKRSGKTDLVMVSRIIDNPEYWNPKRITKAYYKNWVIPALDGAVGVSRASLAAMKRHYGFTKPSRVIHRCFDERKFMDAPRKVKARSQLGLDIKDEVILFLGSFSAQKRPDRFLEVVQLLSKSRPRLKALMVGDGALYPRYQKQLEESPYILHFGYQSDVSPFLSAADILVLTSDTEGLPGVVLEAAYFGVPAVSTLVGGIEECLHDEVSGYLVDEDHINQFCDKINHLFDFPEKQKLMGIRAKNIVSETFDLQKAAGHFIDFFTEVINDSRQ
- a CDS encoding glycosyltransferase translates to MSSSQIRILHLIKSLGRGGAEKLIPETAALHNQEEYAFYCLYFHQRPNSLIDELEEVGVDVSYFPSSNLALPLQVGKVVEFVEKNHIDIIHCHLPWAGVLGRWVGKKTGAKVVYTEHNTWERYHPLSRRLNKLTFGWQQGVIAVSGEVRKSILRYYKPTVKSPQINTITNAVNTDKFKKDTAGRGRIRDSFGIPHDALVLGQVAVFRKQKRLDRWIALAKEITKSHPNIHFLLVGDGPERELVESTIGTGGFASKIHLAGAQETVIPYLSAMDVYMMTSEFEGLPVAMLEAMSCGLPVLCTEVGGIGEVITDGIEGMLCPKDNTEKLLLGASVLLTDPQRCQEISKMARQRVVSQFSIQRMVGGLEELYQNVLKLS
- a CDS encoding polysaccharide deacetylase family protein — its product is MSFLVISLDFELHWGIFDKVSLAEKKGDFIRTKAVIPKVLEAFERHGVAATWATVGMLLTESSEEWEHYSPEYLPAYQNPQLSPYRWIAQHAYDPAVHSGFSLVKQLLQTPNQELGSHTFSHYYTCEPGQELEQFRSDLKVARRIAQEKCGVNLKSLVFPRNQFGQNSLKVCKDEGFTVVRVNPSNWFWKDPQNAGMMDRIFRTGDTLFPLGKSTSFPTRVVLGSKDSPIQLPASRLLRPYSKTIRPLNKLRINRIISEMTYAAKHNLAYHLWWHPHNFGHAPEESMRELYQLLDTFTKLKDQYGMRSVNMGQLAAELKSKKSFGLI
- a CDS encoding alpha/beta hydrolase, with protein sequence MKRFSLTILFITLSLSGFAQETSYTTEENIPYYDASVREADGYTQERCVLDLYFPTDQKDFPTVVWFHGGGLSAGQKEIPEALKEKGIAVVGVNYRLYPKVGAPAYIEDAAAAIAWTMKHIEEFGGDPSLVFLSGHSAGGYLAAMVGMDKRWLANHGLDANDLAGLIPFSGHMITHFTVRKERGIAGTQPIIDDLAPLYHVREDAPPLLLITGDREMEMLGRYEENAYMMRMMKVAGHQSTTLFEMDGYGHNMTHPAFPLLLNEVKRIVELED
- a CDS encoding DUF6528 family protein, whose product is MKRKTRMTLKLSPLSNSLIMVMLALVLSNCQTKDFAKMFLVCGDSKVLMVDYHKSVESSAPHVIWTWDAQQSEDLPEVYRTKRFNTMDDCKAIDGGKQWLVASSSGGVALLDGKDRKVQFYATVPNAHSVELLPGDRLVAAASTSSTGNKIMLFDIHQPEKLVFEDSLYSAHGVVWHKKKERLYALGFNVLRAYKMPSPNELVLEKEWKIPGEGGHDLQLAPDGKHFLMTEHNGAWSFDIEEEKFEKLHDFPQAENIKSIGKISSGQFIFTVPEKSWWTHHVSFHEPARQFAFPDMKVYKARWVKQ